A genomic region of Pseudomonas sp. KU43P contains the following coding sequences:
- a CDS encoding methionine ABC transporter ATP-binding protein, with the protein MSQASALKAPTAQTAPPPAREQALRPEVNEAHVRFIGLGKTYPGQEQPALQGIDLNIRRGEIFGIIGRSGAGKSSLLRTINRLEQPSQGRVLIDQVDIAPFDEDRLVALRRRIGMIFQHFNLMSAKTVWQNVELPLKVAGVTKAQRQQKVRQLLELVGLQEKHHVYPAQLSGGQKQRVGIARALVHDPEILLCDEATSALDPETTASILELLRTINQRLGLTVVLITHEMAVIRDICHQVVVLERGQVVEHGEVWQVFGTPRHEVTRTLLAPLQTKLPAGLQARLRASPAGRDSALVLKLSVFGEPPLSDVFHDLGGRVRLLQGGVETIGERALGQLILSVQGSPHDTHQLLERARRWAQDVEVLGHVV; encoded by the coding sequence ATGAGCCAGGCCAGCGCCCTCAAGGCGCCCACCGCTCAAACCGCGCCGCCACCGGCTCGGGAGCAGGCCTTGCGCCCGGAGGTCAATGAAGCCCATGTGCGCTTCATCGGCCTCGGCAAGACCTACCCGGGCCAGGAGCAGCCGGCTCTGCAAGGCATCGACCTGAATATCCGCCGCGGCGAAATCTTCGGCATCATCGGCCGCAGCGGCGCGGGCAAATCGTCACTGCTGCGCACCATCAATCGCCTGGAGCAACCCAGCCAGGGCCGCGTGCTGATCGACCAGGTGGACATCGCGCCATTCGACGAAGACCGCCTGGTGGCGCTGCGTCGGCGTATCGGCATGATCTTCCAGCATTTCAACCTGATGTCGGCCAAGACCGTATGGCAGAACGTCGAGCTGCCACTGAAGGTGGCCGGCGTGACCAAGGCGCAGCGTCAGCAAAAGGTTCGCCAATTGCTGGAGCTGGTCGGCCTGCAGGAAAAGCATCACGTCTACCCGGCCCAGCTTTCCGGTGGCCAGAAACAGCGCGTGGGCATCGCCCGCGCTCTGGTACACGATCCTGAGATCCTGCTGTGCGACGAAGCCACATCGGCGCTGGACCCGGAAACCACGGCCTCCATCCTCGAACTGCTGCGCACCATCAACCAGCGTCTAGGCCTGACCGTGGTACTGATCACCCATGAAATGGCGGTGATACGCGACATCTGCCATCAAGTGGTTGTGCTGGAGCGCGGCCAGGTGGTGGAACACGGCGAGGTGTGGCAGGTGTTCGGCACGCCTCGCCACGAAGTCACCCGGACCCTGCTCGCACCGCTTCAAACCAAGCTGCCAGCCGGGCTTCAGGCACGCCTGCGGGCTAGCCCCGCAGGCCGTGACAGTGCGCTGGTGCTCAAGCTCAGCGTGTTCGGCGAACCACCACTGTCGGATGTGTTCCACGACCTCGGCGGGCGAGTGCGCCTGCTCCAGGGAGGTGTGGAAACCATTGGTGAGCGTGCCCTCGGGCAACTGATCCTGTCGGTGCAGGGCTCCCCCCACGACACCCATCAATTGCTCGAACGCGCCCGCCGCTGGGCACAAGACGTGGAGGTACTGGGCCATGTGGTTTGA
- a CDS encoding methionine ABC transporter permease yields MWFDRLLEGLLDTLLMVGVSSLIALLVGVPMAVLLVTSDKGGIYEAPLLNRVLGAFVNLFRSIPFLILMVALIPFTRLVVGTTYGVWAAVVPLTIAATPFFARIAEVSLREVDHGLVEAAQAMGCRRWHIVWHVLLPEALPGIVGGFTITLVTLINSSAMAGAIGAGGLGDIAYRYGYQRFDSQIMLTVIAMLVALVALIQLGGDRLAKGLNKR; encoded by the coding sequence ATGTGGTTTGATCGCCTGCTCGAAGGCCTGCTCGACACCCTGCTGATGGTCGGCGTGTCGTCCTTGATCGCCTTGCTGGTGGGGGTGCCGATGGCAGTGTTGCTGGTCACCAGCGACAAGGGCGGCATCTATGAGGCGCCGCTGCTGAACCGGGTGCTGGGCGCCTTCGTCAACCTGTTCCGCTCGATCCCGTTCCTGATCCTGATGGTCGCGCTGATCCCCTTCACCCGCCTGGTGGTGGGCACCACCTACGGCGTGTGGGCTGCGGTGGTGCCGCTGACCATCGCCGCCACGCCGTTCTTCGCACGGATTGCCGAGGTGAGCCTGCGTGAAGTGGACCATGGGTTGGTGGAAGCCGCACAGGCCATGGGCTGCCGACGCTGGCACATCGTCTGGCATGTGCTGCTGCCCGAAGCGCTGCCGGGGATCGTCGGTGGGTTCACCATTACCCTGGTGACCTTGATCAACTCGTCGGCCATGGCCGGGGCGATTGGTGCAGGTGGGCTGGGGGATATCGCCTACCGGTACGGGTATCAGCGGTTCGACAGCCAGATCATGCTGACCGTGATTGCCATGCTGGTGGCGCTTGTGGCGTTGATTCAGCTGGGAGGGGATCGCTTGGCCAAGGGCTTGAACAAGCGCTAG
- the dibA gene encoding phosphodiesterase DibA yields MSVSVRDALRMAALYVVFSFLWLVLAELVLHSMSDDPLALTVGRQINVMVWVLVSALLIFFSRARLLNFIGVGARLRREDRERLRMAAAVFDSTLEGVLVTDRDGLIVHVNRAFMRITGYQQDEVLGQRPSKFKSGRHGVPFYQQIYATLAEKGEWSGEIWNRRKSGEIYPQWQTICAIRDDSGALTHYVAVFSDISAIKHSEQELAYLAHHDPLTGLPNRLLFNDRVEQALAAAQANKRGCALLLLDLDHFQSINDGLGHTIGDQLLKMVGDRLRDLLGNGVTLARLGGDEFGVLAENCQEIGQAGKLAQSIIERLREPFKFEGHRLFISASVGISLFPSDALGAEQLLRNADSALFKAKTNGRACYALYTEELTAHAQHRVETAGELRRALEQDELRVFYQPVFDLFSARMVGVEALVRWQHPMRGLVPPGEFIPIAERTGLIAEIDAWVLRQACRQMVQWQEDGRKLDFVAVNVSSRLFGQRDLYLQVAEVLHETGLNPACLELEVTESAVMEDPEVALEQLHRLRELGLNLAIDDFGTGYSSLLRLKRLPVQKLKIDQGFVAGLPLDDDDIAIVRVIIALARSMGMQVHAEGIEQAEQARFLLEQQCQLGQGYWFGRPVPAENLRWG; encoded by the coding sequence ATGTCTGTTTCCGTTCGCGACGCCTTGCGCATGGCCGCGCTGTATGTGGTGTTCTCGTTTCTGTGGCTGGTGCTGGCCGAGCTGGTGCTGCACAGCATGAGCGATGATCCCCTGGCGTTGACCGTAGGCCGGCAGATCAATGTGATGGTGTGGGTGCTGGTCAGTGCCTTGCTGATCTTCTTTTCCCGCGCTCGCCTGCTCAATTTCATCGGTGTCGGAGCGCGCCTGCGGCGCGAGGATCGCGAGCGGCTGCGCATGGCGGCGGCCGTGTTCGACAGCACGCTGGAAGGCGTGCTGGTCACCGACCGCGACGGCCTGATCGTGCACGTCAATCGTGCCTTCATGCGCATCACCGGCTACCAGCAGGACGAAGTGCTCGGCCAACGCCCGAGCAAGTTCAAGTCGGGGCGCCATGGTGTGCCGTTCTACCAGCAGATCTACGCCACCCTGGCCGAGAAGGGCGAGTGGAGCGGCGAGATCTGGAACCGGCGCAAAAGCGGCGAGATCTACCCGCAGTGGCAGACCATCTGTGCCATCCGCGACGACAGCGGCGCGCTGACCCACTATGTGGCGGTGTTCAGTGATATCAGCGCGATCAAGCATTCCGAGCAGGAGCTGGCCTACCTGGCCCATCACGACCCGCTCACCGGCCTGCCCAACCGCTTGCTGTTCAACGACCGTGTTGAGCAGGCACTGGCTGCTGCCCAGGCCAACAAGCGCGGCTGCGCCTTGCTGCTGCTCGACCTCGACCATTTCCAGAGCATCAACGATGGCCTGGGCCATACCATCGGCGACCAGTTGCTCAAAATGGTGGGCGATCGCCTGCGCGATCTGCTGGGCAACGGCGTGACCCTGGCGCGCCTGGGCGGTGACGAATTCGGTGTGCTGGCCGAGAACTGCCAGGAGATCGGCCAAGCCGGCAAGCTGGCACAGAGCATCATCGAACGTCTGCGCGAACCGTTCAAATTCGAAGGGCATCGGTTGTTCATCAGTGCCAGTGTCGGCATCAGCTTGTTCCCCAGTGATGCGCTGGGGGCCGAGCAGTTGCTGCGCAACGCCGACTCGGCGCTGTTCAAGGCCAAGACCAATGGCCGCGCCTGCTACGCGCTGTACACCGAAGAGCTCACTGCCCATGCCCAGCATCGGGTGGAAACCGCAGGCGAACTGCGCCGGGCGTTGGAGCAGGATGAGCTGCGGGTGTTCTACCAGCCGGTTTTCGACCTGTTCAGCGCCCGCATGGTGGGTGTCGAGGCGCTGGTGCGCTGGCAGCACCCGATGCGCGGTCTGGTGCCGCCCGGTGAATTCATTCCGATCGCCGAGCGTACCGGGCTGATCGCCGAGATCGATGCCTGGGTGCTGCGCCAGGCGTGCCGGCAGATGGTTCAGTGGCAGGAAGATGGGCGCAAGCTCGACTTTGTCGCGGTCAACGTGTCCAGCCGCTTGTTTGGCCAGCGCGATCTGTATCTGCAGGTGGCCGAAGTGCTTCACGAAACGGGGCTGAACCCGGCTTGTCTGGAACTTGAGGTGACCGAGAGCGCGGTGATGGAAGACCCGGAGGTGGCGCTGGAGCAGTTGCACCGCCTGCGTGAACTGGGCCTGAACCTGGCGATCGACGACTTTGGCACGGGCTATTCGTCACTGCTGCGGCTCAAGCGTTTGCCGGTGCAGAAACTGAAGATCGACCAGGGTTTCGTCGCCGGGCTGCCGTTGGATGATGACGACATCGCGATCGTGCGGGTGATCATTGCATTGGCGCGGAGCATGGGCATGCAGGTGCATGCCGAGGGCATCGAGCAGGCGGAGCAGGCGCGGTTTCTGCTGGAACAGCAGTGCCAGCTCGGGCAGGGGTACTGGTTCGGGCGGCCGGTGCCGGCCGAGAATTTGCGTTGGGGTTGA
- the desA gene encoding delta-9 fatty acid desaturase DesA — protein MWYNGLLDLSVWQLVGVTLLMTHVTIVSVTIYLHRYSAHRALELNGALKHFFRFWLWLTTAQNTREWTAVHRKHHAKCETPDDPHSPVHKGLSTVLRKGAELYREEARNPETLRIYGKNCPDDWIERNLYSRYKLGGIALMAVIDLLLFGTLGITVWAIQMMWIPFWAAGVVNGLGHAMGYRNFECRDAATNLVPWGIIIGGEELHNNHHTYPNSAKLSVKRWEFDMGWAWIRLLCLLRLAKVQRVAPIAHRVEGKASLDMDTAMAILNNRFQIMAQYRKLVIGPLVKQELAKVDTSVRHRFRRAKRLLSRETSLLQDRHHVRIESMLAHSQALKTIYEKRLALQQIWARTSANGHDMLAAMKDWVHEAEASGIHALHDFAAQLKTYSLRPSST, from the coding sequence ATGTGGTACAACGGTCTACTCGACTTGTCGGTCTGGCAACTGGTCGGCGTCACCTTGCTGATGACCCATGTGACGATCGTCAGCGTCACCATCTACCTGCACCGCTATTCCGCCCACCGCGCGCTGGAACTCAATGGCGCGCTCAAGCACTTCTTCCGCTTCTGGCTGTGGCTGACCACGGCGCAGAACACACGTGAATGGACGGCCGTGCACCGCAAGCACCACGCCAAGTGCGAAACACCCGACGACCCGCACAGCCCGGTGCACAAGGGTTTGAGCACTGTGCTGCGCAAGGGTGCAGAGCTCTACCGCGAAGAGGCGCGCAACCCCGAGACGCTGCGCATCTACGGCAAGAACTGTCCGGACGACTGGATCGAACGCAACCTCTACTCCCGCTACAAGCTCGGCGGCATCGCCCTGATGGCGGTGATCGACCTTCTGCTGTTCGGCACCCTGGGCATCACCGTGTGGGCCATCCAGATGATGTGGATTCCGTTCTGGGCCGCCGGCGTGGTCAACGGCCTGGGCCATGCGATGGGTTACCGCAACTTCGAATGCCGCGACGCCGCCACCAACCTGGTGCCCTGGGGCATCATCATTGGCGGCGAGGAGCTGCACAACAACCACCACACCTACCCCAACTCTGCCAAGCTGTCAGTCAAGCGCTGGGAGTTCGACATGGGCTGGGCGTGGATACGCCTGCTGTGCCTGCTGCGCCTGGCCAAGGTGCAGCGCGTGGCGCCCATCGCCCACCGCGTCGAGGGCAAGGCGAGCCTGGACATGGACACCGCCATGGCCATCCTCAACAACCGCTTCCAGATCATGGCCCAGTACCGCAAGCTGGTGATCGGCCCGCTGGTCAAGCAGGAGCTGGCCAAGGTAGACACCTCGGTACGCCATCGTTTCCGCCGCGCCAAGCGTCTGCTGTCGCGGGAAACCAGCCTGCTGCAGGACCGCCACCATGTGCGCATCGAATCGATGCTTGCCCACAGCCAGGCACTCAAGACCATCTACGAAAAACGCCTGGCCCTGCAGCAGATCTGGGCCCGTACCAGCGCCAACGGCCACGATATGCTGGCCGCGATGAAAGACTGGGTGCACGAGGCCGAAGCCAGCGGCATCCACGCCCTGCACGACTTCGCCGCGCAACTGAAAACCTACTCCCTGCGCCCCAGCAGCACCTGA
- a CDS encoding sensor domain-containing diguanylate cyclase, translating to MAKNINSSLPGNSPPAAAQTLLALLHAQGEVARLSEREQLYSSLLDSVNAVLWAFDWETRQVLYVSPAYERIFGRPASLVLADYNEWRDSIYPDDLEYAERSLAQVLLKGAVEDREYRILNAKGELRWLSDKCYINQQREGDRVIIVGIAEDITEKKHLEGELQRLATTDVLTQSSNRRHFFDCARQAFDSAREDGTPLAFLLLDIDDFKQINDSYGHQEGDQVLQHIADSGKAVLRRGDLFGRIGGEEFAAVFPGCNAQVAEQIAERLQREIQRLSFSHGEQTYGVTVSQGLTGLTDEDESLDSLFARADAAMYRAKRQGKNQIVRG from the coding sequence ATGGCCAAGAACATCAATTCATCCCTGCCCGGCAACTCACCCCCCGCAGCCGCGCAAACCCTGCTTGCCCTGCTCCACGCCCAAGGTGAAGTTGCCCGCCTGAGCGAGCGCGAGCAGCTTTACAGTTCGTTGCTGGACAGCGTAAACGCCGTGCTCTGGGCGTTCGACTGGGAGACTCGCCAGGTGCTCTACGTCAGCCCCGCCTACGAACGCATCTTCGGCCGCCCGGCGAGCCTGGTGCTGGCCGACTACAACGAGTGGCGCGACAGCATCTACCCCGACGACCTGGAATACGCAGAACGCAGCCTGGCCCAGGTGCTGCTCAAGGGCGCAGTTGAAGACCGCGAGTACCGCATTCTCAACGCCAAAGGCGAACTGCGCTGGCTGAGCGACAAGTGCTACATCAACCAACAGCGCGAAGGCGACCGAGTGATCATCGTCGGCATTGCCGAGGACATAACCGAAAAGAAGCACCTCGAAGGCGAATTGCAGCGCCTGGCCACCACCGACGTGCTGACCCAGAGCAGCAACCGCCGGCACTTCTTCGATTGCGCCCGCCAGGCCTTCGATAGCGCCCGCGAAGACGGCACGCCTCTGGCGTTCCTGCTGCTGGACATCGATGACTTCAAGCAGATCAACGACAGCTACGGCCACCAGGAAGGCGACCAGGTGCTGCAGCACATCGCCGACAGCGGCAAGGCCGTACTACGCCGCGGTGATCTGTTCGGGCGTATTGGCGGCGAAGAGTTTGCAGCGGTGTTTCCTGGCTGCAATGCGCAGGTTGCCGAGCAGATTGCCGAGCGGCTGCAGCGGGAGATTCAACGGCTGAGTTTCAGCCATGGCGAGCAGACGTACGGGGTGACAGTGAGCCAAGGGCTGACAGGGCTTACCGATGAAGACGAGTCGCTGGACAGCTTGTTTGCCCGGGCCGATGCGGCGATGTACCGGGCCAAGCGCCAGGGCAAGAATCAGATCGTGCGCGGCTGA
- a CDS encoding response regulator, with translation MSAADPAPPSVLIAEGDPWVRDMLREMLLSVRCDARLQVCADGSQALSALASKPDLIIAARELAGVDGLDLLRKVRAKGPSLPFILMSNRSDSASVHEALPLHPTAYLSKPLNMDNLRKRLEELLLAVGEEIACPVPPLQPGASLPAFLEQRRANADGGPLFADVQQAIKRALNPQGLNLKVLEEEVRSDPQVTAVLIAAANSAALHRDAPVQTLMQALNKLGSTQSMNLILGLTLKRSARLSDPLLAQQAAHFWNLSLHTAEYARSLARMLELDEERCYCAGLLHCLGDLAVLRCLQEWSLAGGELDEARVKVALEDFGAAFGSALRTRWRLPLSLRELIAAIYQLGGGVYSREILAMNLAGQLARLPAAQGLEKVASNKTARLLKVGLPELSRLRKVEGPVDKPQEEASSAVIDSKDEEPPAPEEKPPT, from the coding sequence ATGAGCGCTGCAGACCCCGCCCCACCTAGCGTATTGATTGCCGAAGGCGACCCTTGGGTACGCGACATGCTGCGTGAAATGCTGCTCAGCGTGCGCTGCGACGCCCGGCTACAAGTCTGTGCCGACGGCTCCCAGGCGCTGTCGGCCCTGGCCAGCAAACCCGACCTGATCATTGCTGCGCGTGAGCTGGCGGGTGTCGACGGCCTCGACCTGCTGCGCAAGGTACGCGCCAAAGGGCCTAGCCTGCCGTTCATCCTCATGAGCAACCGCAGCGACAGCGCCAGTGTGCATGAAGCGCTGCCACTTCACCCCACGGCTTACCTGAGCAAGCCGTTGAACATGGACAACCTGCGCAAGCGCCTGGAAGAACTGCTGCTGGCGGTGGGCGAAGAAATCGCCTGCCCGGTGCCGCCGCTGCAACCGGGTGCCAGTTTGCCGGCCTTTCTTGAACAGCGCCGGGCCAATGCCGATGGCGGCCCGCTGTTCGCCGACGTGCAGCAGGCGATCAAACGCGCGCTCAACCCGCAGGGTCTGAACCTCAAGGTGCTGGAAGAGGAAGTACGCAGCGACCCGCAGGTCACCGCCGTGTTGATCGCAGCTGCCAATAGTGCCGCCCTGCACCGTGATGCGCCGGTGCAAACGCTGATGCAGGCGTTGAACAAACTGGGCAGCACCCAGAGCATGAACCTGATCCTGGGCCTGACGCTCAAGCGCAGTGCACGTCTGAGCGATCCATTGCTGGCACAGCAGGCCGCGCACTTCTGGAACCTGTCGCTGCACACTGCCGAGTACGCCCGTTCCCTGGCGCGTATGCTCGAACTGGATGAAGAGCGGTGCTATTGCGCCGGCTTGTTGCATTGCCTGGGGGACTTGGCGGTGTTGCGTTGCTTGCAGGAGTGGAGCCTGGCCGGTGGGGAGCTGGACGAGGCGCGGGTCAAGGTGGCGCTGGAGGACTTCGGTGCGGCGTTCGGTTCGGCCTTGCGCACCCGCTGGCGCTTGCCGTTGAGCCTACGCGAACTGATCGCGGCGATCTATCAGCTGGGCGGTGGGGTGTATTCGCGCGAGATCCTGGCGATGAACCTTGCCGGGCAGTTGGCGCGGCTACCGGCTGCTCAAGGGTTGGAGAAAGTGGCCAGCAACAAGACTGCGCGGTTGTTGAAGGTGGGGTTGCCGGAGTTGAGCCGGTTGCGCAAGGTGGAGGGGCCTGTGGATAAACCGCAGGAAGAAGCCAGTTCAGCGGTCATCGATAGCAAGGATGAAGAGCCGCCTGCGCCTGAAGAAAAGCCCCCCACCTGA
- the gabT gene encoding 4-aminobutyrate--2-oxoglutarate transaminase, giving the protein MSKTNESLMQRRVAAVPRGVGQIHPIFVDTAKNSTVIDVEGRELIDFAGGIAVLNTGHLHPKVVAAVQEQLTKVSHTCFQVLAYEPYVELCEKINKLVPGDFDKKTLLVTTGSEAVENAVKIARAATGRAGVIAFTGGYHGRTMMTLGLTGKVVPYSAGMGLMPGGIFRALFPSELHGISVDDAIASVERIFKNDAEPRDIAAIILEPVQGEGGFLPAPKELMKRLRELCDKHGILLIADEVQTGAGRTGTFFAMEQMGVAPDLTTFAKSIAGGFPLAGVCGKAEYMDAIAPGGLGGTYAGSPIACAAALAVIEVFEEEKLLDRSKAVGERLTAGLRQIQEKHPIIGDVRGLGSMIAVEVFEKGTHTPNAAAVAQVVAKARDKGLILLSCGTYGNVLRILVPLTAEDALLDKGLAIIEECFAELA; this is encoded by the coding sequence ATGAGCAAGACCAACGAATCCTTGATGCAACGTCGTGTAGCCGCCGTCCCACGTGGCGTTGGCCAGATCCACCCGATCTTCGTCGACACCGCGAAGAACTCGACCGTGATCGACGTTGAAGGCCGCGAACTGATCGACTTCGCTGGCGGCATCGCCGTACTGAACACCGGCCACCTGCACCCGAAAGTGGTTGCAGCCGTGCAAGAGCAGCTGACCAAGGTCAGCCACACCTGCTTCCAGGTGCTGGCCTACGAGCCTTACGTCGAGCTGTGCGAAAAGATCAACAAGCTGGTTCCAGGTGACTTCGACAAGAAGACCCTGCTGGTGACCACCGGCTCCGAAGCCGTCGAGAACGCCGTCAAGATCGCCCGTGCCGCCACTGGCCGCGCTGGCGTGATCGCCTTCACCGGCGGCTACCACGGCCGTACCATGATGACCCTGGGCCTGACCGGCAAGGTCGTTCCGTACTCCGCTGGCATGGGCCTGATGCCAGGCGGCATCTTCCGCGCCCTGTTCCCGAGCGAACTGCACGGTATCAGCGTTGACGACGCCATCGCCTCGGTCGAGCGCATCTTCAAGAACGACGCCGAGCCACGCGACATCGCCGCGATCATCCTCGAGCCGGTACAAGGCGAAGGCGGCTTCCTGCCAGCGCCGAAAGAGCTGATGAAGCGCCTGCGCGAGCTGTGCGACAAGCACGGCATCCTGCTGATCGCCGACGAAGTACAGACTGGCGCGGGCCGTACCGGTACCTTCTTCGCCATGGAACAGATGGGCGTCGCGCCTGATCTGACCACCTTCGCCAAATCCATCGCTGGCGGCTTCCCGCTGGCCGGTGTGTGCGGCAAGGCCGAATACATGGACGCCATTGCTCCAGGTGGCCTGGGTGGCACCTACGCCGGTTCGCCGATCGCTTGCGCTGCGGCCCTGGCCGTGATCGAAGTGTTCGAGGAAGAGAAACTGCTGGACCGCAGCAAGGCTGTCGGCGAGCGCCTGACCGCTGGCCTGCGCCAGATCCAGGAAAAGCACCCGATCATCGGCGACGTCCGTGGTCTGGGCTCGATGATCGCTGTGGAAGTCTTCGAAAAAGGCACCCACACCCCGAACGCTGCTGCCGTCGCCCAAGTGGTTGCCAAGGCGCGTGACAAGGGTCTGATCCTGCTGTCCTGCGGCACCTACGGCAACGTCCTGCGTATCCTGGTTCCGCTGACCGCCGAAGACGCACTGCTGGATAAAGGCCTGGCCATCATCGAAGAGTGCTTCGCTGAACTCGCCTGA
- the gabD gene encoding NADP-dependent succinate-semialdehyde dehydrogenase, with translation MQLKDAQLFRQQAFINGEWLDADSGQTIKVTNPATGEVIGTVPKMGTAETRRAIEAADKALPAWRALTAKERSAKLRRWFELMIENQEDLARLMTTEQGKPLAEAKGEIVYAASFIEWFAEEGKRIYGDTIPGHQPDKRLIVIKQPIGVTAAITPWNFPAAMITRKAGPALAAGCTMVLKPASQTPYSALALVELANRAGIPAGVLSVVTGSAGEVGGELTGNSLVRKLSFTGSTEIGRQLMEECAKDIKKVSLELGGNAPFIVFDDADLDKAVEGAIISKYRNNGQTCVCANRIYVQDGVYDAFAEKLAAAVAKLKIGNGLEEGTTTGPLIDGKAVAKVQEHIDDAVSKGAKVLAGGKIIEGNFFEPTILVDVPKSAAVAKEETFGPLAPLFRFKDEAEVIAMSNDTEFGLASYFYARDMSRVFRVAEALEYGMVGINTGLISNEVAPFGGIKASGLGREGSKYGIEDYLEIKYLCISI, from the coding sequence ATGCAGCTCAAAGACGCTCAGTTGTTCCGCCAGCAAGCCTTCATCAACGGTGAGTGGCTGGATGCGGACAGCGGCCAGACCATCAAGGTGACCAACCCGGCCACCGGTGAAGTCATCGGTACCGTGCCGAAGATGGGCACCGCGGAAACCCGCCGCGCCATCGAAGCCGCCGACAAGGCCCTGCCGGCCTGGCGTGCACTGACCGCCAAGGAGCGTTCGGCCAAGCTGCGTCGCTGGTTCGAACTGATGATCGAGAACCAGGAAGACCTGGCTCGCCTGATGACCACCGAGCAAGGCAAGCCACTGGCCGAAGCCAAGGGCGAAATCGTCTACGCTGCCTCGTTCATCGAGTGGTTCGCCGAAGAAGGCAAGCGCATCTACGGTGACACCATCCCGGGCCACCAGCCAGACAAGCGCCTGATCGTCATCAAGCAGCCAATCGGCGTTACTGCGGCCATCACCCCGTGGAACTTCCCGGCCGCGATGATCACCCGTAAAGCCGGCCCGGCCCTGGCCGCTGGCTGCACCATGGTGCTCAAGCCTGCTTCGCAGACCCCGTACTCCGCTCTGGCCCTGGTCGAGCTGGCCAACCGTGCCGGTATCCCGGCTGGCGTGTTGAGCGTCGTGACCGGCAGCGCTGGTGAAGTCGGCGGCGAGCTGACTGGCAACTCCCTGGTACGCAAGCTGTCCTTCACCGGCTCGACCGAAATCGGTCGCCAGCTGATGGAAGAATGCGCCAAGGACATCAAGAAAGTTTCCCTGGAGCTGGGTGGCAACGCCCCGTTCATCGTGTTCGACGACGCCGACCTGGACAAGGCGGTCGAGGGCGCGATCATCTCCAAGTACCGTAACAACGGCCAGACCTGCGTCTGCGCCAACCGTATCTACGTGCAGGACGGTGTCTACGACGCCTTCGCCGAGAAGCTGGCCGCCGCAGTTGCCAAGCTGAAGATCGGTAACGGCCTGGAAGAAGGCACCACCACTGGCCCGCTGATCGATGGCAAAGCTGTCGCCAAGGTCCAGGAACACATCGACGACGCCGTTTCGAAAGGCGCCAAAGTGCTGGCCGGTGGCAAGATCATCGAAGGCAACTTCTTCGAGCCGACCATCCTGGTTGATGTGCCGAAGTCTGCCGCTGTCGCCAAGGAAGAGACCTTCGGCCCGCTGGCGCCGCTGTTCCGCTTCAAGGACGAGGCCGAAGTCATCGCCATGTCCAACGACACCGAGTTCGGCCTGGCCTCGTACTTCTACGCCCGTGACATGAGCCGTGTGTTCCGTGTTGCCGAGGCTCTGGAATACGGCATGGTCGGTATCAACACCGGCCTGATCTCCAACGAAGTCGCGCCGTTCGGCGGCATCAAGGCCTCGGGCCTGGGCCGTGAAGGTTCCAAGTACGGCATCGAGGACTACCTCGAAATCAAATACCTGTGCATCAGCATCTGA